The sequence below is a genomic window from Lolium perenne isolate Kyuss_39 chromosome 4, Kyuss_2.0, whole genome shotgun sequence.
ctacgcctagagttgaaatatagtccttctatgtaaaaatacaatgtactgaaacgcccgcgagttttcagacgcactcttttccttttcggggcaccgagtggggccggaaaggtttttaatgaggcgggctcgcggtgctgcaatataataaagatagtggagatatatttcttattcttcgacacgctcgggggctcaacgccttcaagtctcaaaatacgtacaatatagacaatctagacttaccgaaatatttcgccttggtacacttatacctcgccaaatataaaaatcggaagttaacaattataaatatagtctacacgtcaaaaatcttattgctttggtctaagaacctcgcaacaaaaatatagaacttcgacattaagatactcggaggcttgcaacctatttggtgaaaaaataaagatatcttctTACGGCAAGAGGAAAAATCCTCGAGATGGaaaaaaacagtacaaactctagccagaaggctcggtggctccaacaatatagagcagtttacaatatacaacaaatttcttcggaaataaaaaaagatacagacataatattgtccaatatagtacaaatcagtcaaagcctaaaatactacctatggacaagcctctggttgttttatgttcagcataggaccccttgacgaagaattctgagtccatccgaagaagctcatctatcatcgactcggccacaggagttaccatctcattaattgtgtcaatatcattttttcgccgcgatttcttggccaggcaatcagcaacaatcttcgtcaggtctaattttggatggcaaatatttatcataatcatggcgaaattgctccagcagtcaattgagctcgcacaaaattatgaatgcggggagcatctctgaatacctccagcaattcaggaagagttttgggaacttcattccgaggaaacaaagtcttgtaaacaagggttaatgttgtcgtgcaaaaattgagaaattcacgcacttggcaagcacgatcttggaacctgacaatttgctgggttcgttcaggggtggcccagaataaacagccatggttaagggaaagattgacaagaagatttgttctctcgtttactcttcgatcttcggcggcagcatcaagaaccgagcctattaagcgacaaggcaagaaatttgaaggggagcacaacaaaataaagaggaggcattgtgaggttggaaaaacatacctaacatatctgtgctagcttccaacattagctcgagcatgctattttctcgggtagtggatTCCTTTgtttccaatacagcagtatacttggcagccatagcctctttggcttgttggagagcaagtttttcttgttcggatgctttccgagactgttccatcattgccagagtttgtttcttcatggattgaagttgttgtcgaagttcttgcaaatcctccgaaaaatgtttgctcgaagaaccttcaagggggtcgttatcaactagcattttcttcgagaaggaagaagcaggtgaagcatcggcagagcaaggattggtcgaatagttatcaaatattaactggaaaagaaagcgccaggatcaatgatagtgccagaaggaatttcattaaattctagaaaaatttacatagacattacaaaagaagtttctccaaaaggactaccaggataattgtcgccacagctaaattggcgacaagggcaaaagagacagagaaagcaaaaaacaaagaggcatgcaactagacctccggcctcgatgagctaggagttgaagatggcttgatcccgagataggccagaattttcttcgtattgggcttggctgccttgatcaacgacctccatcttgattgctctatctgatcggtgtcgccaaccttcatcgagtcaacagtttgttgactaTCAGCGACCAAAGCAATAGTGTTCTCAACAGaaaccttcatgttctcctggcgcatcttcagtccaagatcctctggcggattgaagttcttggcaagggcaaggaaagtcttaggctcctctttcttcgggaagaagtagggaaacaacttcgacaatcctgcgtcagcattcaccacgccttcgcgaatttcttggccatgaaactccagataagacagtgcgtcaagcagaggatcattggtgggattctcaaggtcaaaatcttggcttgtttgacctgccatagaaattatatgttagtcgacagcaagtaaaaacaaaagaaagcaagtcttaagaaaaatagaagggatcaacaaagttaccgaggaagcgacgattttgcgtgttcaagcgcttgaggattcccttttcacgggtgtcctgtgcggctttgtgctcgtttaaagcagctttAGCAtcatcaagtttcttctgcagttcttcgacactagcagcttttgtttTGGCCTCATCAGCTTCTACTTTTGCctggctagcatcaagttcggctttcttgcgagccgcttcactttgctccagtttttgagcaagagtctcggcaagcttgttggcctctgcaagtttctctgtcgaaatagaaaagaaaggtcaaaattgcgacaaaaaacaggagcaagaagtcagaaacaacgacagcaaaaaagttattaccttcagttctgctggcatattcacggtacccaatgaattgggatccaatgcgagcaagctctttgatcatgggctgtcaaggaagaacagagaaagaaaatatcggtacgagaaaaatatgaaggcacaaaaagaagtaaacagaggaaatatagatactagCAGGAAattcaaaaacttacatcatctaaaagCGAAtgcgaagagctacccaattgaggggcaggctcgatgatcgtttcaacccttgtcctttttggtgaaggagcaagggggcttgaaggaggagtggtggtgacgacgttttgttgaggaggcgaggattcttctccttcaactagcgtctccgaaacaagtaaAGTACGCGACGCGCTCGTTCGAAGAGCCACGtcacgagttggtacttcttcctcatcatcactgcgattaaagatcgacagcataaaaagcaagatgagacaaaaaacttcgactacagaaataaggggaaatcaaggtgacttacgagctgacgagggacgcgagatatggatcataagattCCTTCTGAcgagaaggatcaacttcttcggctttggaagtgccggaatcttcgacgtcattcctcttccttttgccttttggagaaacagcgggaggaggagatagtgccgacgcagtgccttcggaagatcccgcagattttcgagaatccacgggttcattcacaaaagatggagcttcttgattgtcatcagtgacaatgaccctttcttcgacttctccaccttcaggaagaggaggaagcgagacaaggtctggatgattctgtgcaaaataaaacagggagagatgtcagaaatgaagttacaaaaaagatagcaaagcaacaacaagacaatagacaaagattacctcgggaagtggattggcggcgctgaatggcgtcacacggcaagaagaagggacagcatcttttttgctgagagatgaaatttttcggacaagtctttctaaatccttgacctccaaattcaccgacagctgatctacgtccttgtcgccagcatatttccagagaggatatttgcgagcctgaagcggctgcactctagtcctaagaaagtatgcagtgatttggatacctgataactctttgccgcgagtattttgcaactcgtggatacgagccatcaaggtttctgtcgacgccttttcttcttcggtggcctccgcgtcccaggagcggcggcgaaagattttctcggcgccatcaaaaggagggatgttgtcctccgcacatccatggttctcctcctgaatgtacaaccacttcttgcgccatccttgaactgagtcaggaagcttgacgtcgaagtagtcgacagtgggccgaacagaaattacaacgccgcctatattataggcgacattgggcgagccattacggcggcagaagaaaatgcgcttccatagcgcccagttaggctggatgccaaggaaggcctcgcacaaagtgatgaaaatggagatatggaggattgaatttggcgtgaggtggtggagttgcagaccgtagataaagagaagtccacggagaaaaggatgaatgggggcggacagACCACGGATGAGGTGATCGACAAAATTTactcggtaccccattggaggggttgggtagctttcctcactggggaagcacaatgccttgggtttcttgttgatccccagcttcttgagcatgttgatgtcttgagtggaaatcttcgatctttcccactccgccgccccaagatccacggcggccatggaggactccggcgtactgtgccttgtcaatcgacgaggtggcatcaacaatggcgcagggtttgcagcttggaggcgaggagcttaggtggttgtggatcgcaggaggaaatttgcagatgggagcaggaggacggcgtgagcggaagtgctcgaggaggaagaagacgatcttatataggggtgcggtgaaccggcggaccgttggataaggaaagtgtgtggcagatgatagccacgtggcaacaagggtaaaaaagtaattcaacgttggggaagttacggtacgtgcgccagaaaaagcggaggacgtgtgtcccccacttgcacgacgtgtcaagatagtggatcaattgggcccgcaaggcagtgggagaaggcttctcgcgattttcggatcgcaatcgtggctatcgtcagcaataacgtcaccttggcagaagaagaAATTCGACTCTACAATTTCATAAAAGgtgacatggaaaaataatgctgagcctttgatcaaatacaagtttttgatcaaatgctcgggggctactttggaaaaaagaaaaaagatccagaaagacaaaatagaaatggcgtgagcctatgatcaaatacaaaatatttgctcatagcctcgggggctactcccatcgggagcgctgttcgcgcacccgaggaattataaaacttcgggagataaaaagaaaatatagcggtataaggcgtggagcctacaaccaagtacaagtccttggttgtagcctcgggggctactcccatcgggaacgctgctcgcgtgcccgatgaaatcataaaaaaaagagagaagaaagaagaCGGGAAAAGAATAAAAGAGCAACaagaaagatagcagagcaaaagagtatatttcgagttataaataactctgcatatactcccatcgggagagcaatataagtcatctttgactcgataaaatgtgccattccaacagccgaaaaagcactcgacaatatattctcagaacgccaaagttgcgatcaatttctgaatgccgcaaatttgcgaaggtaagaccccagatccgttctgctgggcgtggcatcgccgaagactgcgctctgctacttttatccgtatcaacagatacgaagaaaaatcctaacggacgcgttaggtacccgataaattttactgggactcgacagaatggtaagaccttaagcggcacttgtcgaagtttacaccagtatcccgaggtcatgtccagggacgtgatcttgaagtaggtttttgcggattgccacgagagcagttaactagtacctgatccgtcagatgaactagccctaactaccattatccctgtacaatatagaagtttatgagaagaaatatagagaagttgaagttgtcgaataaaaataaacaagtggagattttccttaactctgcgattcaagcaa
It includes:
- the LOC139830275 gene encoding uncharacterized protein, whose protein sequence is MGYRVNFVDHLIREKLAEANKLAETLAQKLEQSEAARKKAELDASQAKVEADEAKTKAASVEELQKKLDDAKAALNEHKAAQDTREKGILKRLNTQNRRFLGQTSQDFDLENPTNDPLLDALSYLEFHGQEIREGVVNADAGLSKLFPYFFPKKEEPKTFLALAKNFNPPEDLGLKMRQENMKVSVENTIALVADSQQTVDSMKVGDTDQIEQSRWRSLIKAAKPNTKKILAYLGIKPSSTPSSSRPEV